The nucleotide window CCTATAAGTATGCCTGCCCGCCGGTTGCGGCTGTGCATGCTGGTGCATGTTACAATCAGGTCCCCGATACCCGTGAGACCGGCAAAAGTCAGAGGATTAGCCCCGGCCGCCACGCCAAGACGCGCGATTTCCGCAGCGCCCCTAGTAATCAATGCTGCCTTGGAATTGTCGCCATAGCCCAGGCCTTCAGCGATCCCTGTACCCAGCGCAATCACGTTTTTCAAGGCCGCGCCGAGCTCAATGCCGATCAAGTCCGGGTTGGTGTAGACCCTGAATTTAGGAGACATAAAAAGGTCCTGAATCTCTTCAGCCGTGCCCCTTCGCTCCGCACCGGCCACTACCGCCGTAGGTATATCCCTGGCCACTTCCTCGGCGTGGCTCGGGCCGGATAGAACGGCGACGCAGGCGCCCAGCCCGGTCAGCTCCTCACTGATAACTTCGCTCAATCGTTTTAACGTTCCAGTTTCAATTCCTTTGGCTGCATTGATTACAACAGAGCCGGTTTTTAGATACGGCCTCAATCTTTGACACATCTCGCGGATACTGTGGGAAGGAACCGATAAAACCAGGTATTTTGCTCCCATAACAGCGCTTTCCAGGTCGCTGGTAACGCTAACCCCATAAGGCAAAACCACGCCCGGCAGATAAAAAATGTTCTCCCTGCTGCGTTTGATCGACTCAATTTTTTCTCTTTCCCGGCCCCAGAGGTTAACTTTCATTCCCTTCTTGGCCAGCAGCATAGCCAGCGCCGTTCCCCAGCTTCCAGCTCCTATAACTGCAGCGTCAGCCAAACAGACTCCCCCCTTCCTTTAATGTCACCAGCGCAGTTTATTCTCCTGGCCTTTGTACAAGCGCACAATATTGGACCTGTGGCGATAAATAACAAATGACGCGGCGCAAATACTGAAAACAAGTATGGACAGCGGTTTGTCCAGCAAGAACACAGAAACCGGCACGCTGGCTGCTCCCAGGATTGAGCCCAAAGAGACATAGCGGGTAAACATGATGGTCAAAACAAAGATTACCAGGGCAATAACAGTTGCATCCGGTACCAGCGCGAGTATAACGCCGAAACCGGTAGCCGCACCTTTTCCTCCCCGGAAACCGAAATAAAGCGGGTAAGTATGGCCGGCTATGGCTGCAGCTCCTCCCAGCACAGCGCAGGATATATCTCCAATGTAAAAACCTGCAGCCACGCTGGCTGCGCCCTTCAGAACATCACCGGCCAGGACGACGGCAGCCGGTTTTTTGCCCAGCACTCTCAGGACATTGGTTCCTCCAGTATTGCCGCTCCCGTAATTCCTGATGTCTATTCCTCTTAAGACCTTCCCGGCAATTATCCCAAAAGAAATGGAGCCGATAAGATAACCGCTGATTATCGAAAACAGCAAAGCCCACATGGCAATCAACCCCTATCCCCTTCTCGTCTTTTTACAGTAAAACGAATCGGTGACCCCTCAAAGCCGAAGTTTTTCCTAAGGACGTTTTCCAGGTAACGCTGGTAGGAAAAATGGAGCAGTTCCGGTTCATTAACGAATAGGACAAAATGCGGCGGTTTAATACCGGCCTGCGTGCAATAAAATATTTTCAACTTCTTGCCCTTATCCGACGGCGGCGGCGATAACTGCACCGCATCGCTGACAACCTCGTTCAAAACGCTGGTACTGACGCGTTGGGCCTGCTGCTCCGCAACGAAATCGACCAGATCGATTATTTTGATAACCCTCTGGCGGGTCAGCGCCGAAACAAATATGGCCGGCGCATACTGCATAAAAGCCAGTTCTGCGCGTAATTCCCGCTCGTATTTATGTAAGGTCTTCTCATCTTTTTCTACCAGGTCCCACTTGTTAACCGCCAGGACAACCCCCTTGCCGGATTCGTGCACGTAACCAGCTATTTTCTTATCCTGCTCTGTAACCCCTGCTGTCCCGTCAATCACCAATACAACCACATCGCACCTGTCTATGGCCTTCAAGGCCCTGATCACACTGTAACGTTCGGTATTGTCATCAATTTGACCTTTCTTTCTCATCCCCGCAGTATCTATCAAGATATAGCGCTGGCCTCCCCAAGCAAAAGGCGTATCAACAGCATCCCTGGTAGTACCCGGAACATCGCTGATGATTACCCGTTCCTGGCCCAAAATAACATTCACCAATGACGACTTGCCCACATTCGGGCGGCCGGCGACGGTTATTTTAATCACGTCAGGTTCCGGTTCTTCAAAATCCCGCGAAGGGAAATTGCCTACTACGCAGTCCAACAGGTCCCCCACGTTCAAACCGTGAGCAGCCGAAACCGGCATGGGATCTCCCAGCCCAAGCCGGTAAAACTCATAAAATTCTTCTACTTTTTTAAAGTTTTCAATCTTATTAACAACCAGTATGACGGGTTTCTTTGTCTTTCTAAGCAGCCCGGCCAGATTTTCGTCATCTGCGCTCAGGCCGTTTCTCCCATCAACAATAAACAGGATGACATCCGCTTCGCGGATGGCAAGTTCCGCCTGCTTTTTCACCTGCAGCGCAATCGAATCCGACCTGCCACTAAAATCTATGCCGCCCGTATCAACAAGCGTAAAGGCCCTCCCCAGCCATTCAGCATCCCGGTATATTCTGTCCCTGGTCACACCCGGCGTATCTTCAACAATAGCCGTTCTTCCACCCACCAGCCTGTTAAATAAGGTGGATTTTCCCACATTTGGACGCCCTACTATGGCGACGATTGGCTTGCTCATCATTTCACCTGCCCATTTTCATAAAAAGCATATCCACCAAACCTTTCGCCTTTGCAGGCACGGTAATAACATTAACCTTAAGCTTTTCTACCAGCTCACTGACAGTCAGGTCATCGAGAAATTCCCCTTCATGCGCCCTCAACATAACGTCCGGGATGACAACGCGGCTCCCAGGATCAATCCCGGCCAGCCCATCCAGCAGACAGCTCCCGGTAAGAAGTCCCGTCACCGTGACTGTCGGCCCGAAGAAACGGTTGGGGAGCGTTTTAAGATCAACAGTCAGTCCTTCAATGCGGTTTAATCTTTCGACTACTGGTCTGAGGGCATATTCCCCTGACACTCCCGTTACCAGGGTAAACCGCGCAGGTGGGTTGAGCTTTCCTGGCAGTTTCAGGCCGCCAAACTCTTCCCAGAAAAGCCTGACCATCCCTATCCCGTTTTCAAGTTGAGGATAGTCTTCGTAGTATCCAGCGTCCGGTAAAGCGCGACCGGCTGTCAGGAAGAACTCGTCCGAAGGCCAAACGAAAGCCGTCCCCAACCTTTTCTTGCACTCAACCTGTTTGGCCTCAGCCCAATCAATCAGTCGGCCGGAGCTTTCCTGATCATACCCCTTGATTTCGGGGAGCCCTTCTCTGTACCTGGTTAACCCGACCGGGACAAGCGCCATTGATTTAACGCCTTCGATTGAAGACAAATCCCGGTACGTTTGTTCCAAGGACTGCCCATCATTCAGTCCGGGGCAAAGCACAACCTGGGTATGAAACTCTATCCCTTCACGGGAAAGACTGCGCAGTGTTTCGATAATCATGCCGGCTTGCGGGTTTCCCAGCATTTTGTTTCTCAGGTCAGGGACGGTGGTGTGTACGGAAACATAAAGCGGCGAAAGGTGTTCCCTGACAATCCTTGCCAGGTCATTATCATCAAGGTTTGTCATGGTGATATAGCTTCCCTGTAAAAACGAGAGGCGGTAATCGTCGTCTTTGACATAAAGCCCTGGCCGCATTCCTGCCGGCATTTGATCGACAAAACAAAAGAGACACCTGTTGCGGCACTGTTTCAGGCCGTCAAAGACAGCCTGTTGGAAAATGGCACCCAGCTGTTCGTCATAGTCTTTTTCTATTTCATAATACTCAATATCGCCGTTTTTCTTTTCAATTTCCAGAAGTACGTTCTCTCCGGCCCATTCGAACTGGAACTCAATCAGGTCATTAAAAGGTCCCCCGTTTATCCTGATTATCCTGTCACCCGCCTGCAGTCCCAGTTGTTCAGCAATTGAGCCGGATTCAACAGCGGCAACAACCGCCCCATCCATCCACAGATCACCACAACGCCGCAGCCGGTGTACAATTTTATCACCGGCGCCTGTTATTATTATTCAAGGAAAGAGTTCATCCCTAATTATCCTTGATCATGCTGTGAGCGTCAAGTGGCTCCCAATTCATCTTCAAATCCATTTTCGCAGCAAGCCCCGGCATCAGGCGGACCAGAGCCAGTGCTGCCAGGTAAACGGCCGCTTTTTCCAGAGGCCAAAACAGCTTCAACAGCGCGACCACCTTGAAAAACAAGGATCGTTCCTGGGAAACATCGACCAGAACAATTATATCCTTGTTCTCCAGTATTTTTATCAAATCACGCGCAGATAAAATAATTAACCGCGCCTGACCGCCCGCGCCAAGTGTATATAACTCGTTTCCTTTTGGGTCTTGCCCTATGTAATAAAACCTGCCCACCTTTAAATCCCGGTGAGCGGCAAAAAAGGGTAAACACGCCACCTCCGCGGCTTTCGCATTTCGATAAATCTTCCCGGCAAGGTAGGAAGCAGCCGCCACGGATACATAACAACCAAGCTGGTCAAGAAATATTATTTTCACATAACCTTCCTGCCTCTTTTAACAAACGCTGTTTCACCCGGCCAACCAGAATAATAAACCTGTAATAGGCACGACGTGTTCCGTAAAGAACAATTTTTCTGCCTACCTTATTTAAACCGCATTGGCGGGATAAAAAACCCCCGATTACCATCCAGGCATTGACATAAGGCATAGTATCGATAAAAATAACTTCTTGGTCGTTTATTCCCGCTATGCGCAAAAAAGAACGCATAATCATCTCATAGCCTGTCCCTAAATTGCGCTTGCCGGCCACATATATTTCGTTTCCGAACTCATCAATTCCCACAAAGCGGAGCCTGCCGTGATCAGGGGCAACCTGAGCATCAAAATACGGCAAGCTGAGCAGTTCGCTGTCCCTGGGCGTCTTATCCCCCGGTAAGATTCGTAAATGGATTGCGGCCGCCGTTACCGAAGAATGCGAACCTCCAAAGCAGTTATAAATAATTTTCAAAGACGCACCTGTTTATTCCTTATCGTTTTTTCTTTTAATTCTTTGAGGCCCCAGGTAATTGGAGAATTCCCTGCCCAGTCCGGATAGTTTTTCCAGCGATCCCTTAATGCTGCCTGTGCTGATCAGTAAGAATGCCCCGCCGCCAATTATAACAAAGACAGCTAGCCAGAGCAGCGCTCGTCCAGCCCCGGTTCTGACAGGGCCGGCCGCCGGACCCTGCACGCCGGGCCCCACAGCACCCAGCACCTGAGGCAGCCCATCGGCGAAAAGAGCGGCCCCATTCTCTGCGTCATTCTTGCTGTTGGTATGGGTTCCCACCTCAATCAAAATAGCCCGCGGTCCCAGGTCCTGGTTATAATTTCCTTTAGCAATGAAAATGCCTTTAATCAAGCCGGGGTACTTTTTATCAAAATATGCCTTGAGCTGTTTTGCAAATTCAAGGTTAGCCGACATATGAGGATTCTGCCGCCCGACCACAAGCCTCACTTTGGCAGCCTGTTCCCCTTTAACAACAGTCTTGTAATGATTGGGGTCCGGAACGCCGTCCCGGTGCACATCAATTAGAGCAAGCGGATTCGTCTTTAAAAGCTGGACAGCTGTCCGACGTGAACGGTGGTAAGCGTTGGCGTCATGAGGTTCATGCCTGTTGTAACTGATCTGGGCATCGATTCCATTTTCTTTTAGTTTTCTGGCCAGGGTACTCCCTACATCCATGATCCCGCCCCGGCCGGGTTTGCTTTCCGACCCTTCGGAAGGCACATATGATTCGTCGGAATGGGTCATGTAAATGCCGACCTTTTTCGTCGAAAGCGCCACTTCCATAACAGCGGGCTGGTCCCATTCCTCGCGCCAGTTGATGCTTTCCCTGCCAACCAGTTCGCAGGAAGCCCTGTTGTTTTTATTGTCTACGCTCACTACCTTATAGCGGTTGTTGTTTTCAAGAATAACCTCATCGCCGATAAAAACCTCATGAACTGTCTGGTCTATTTCCCGGCCGTTTTCATCCTCAAAAACGAAATATTTGCCGTCGGCCATTTCGCCTTCCCATTTCCCCAGGCTGTCAAGGAGGCCCACGTCCAATCCAGCCCTGGCCAGGGTATTGTAAACCTGCGGATTGCTCTCATAGAAATACAGTGCGGCACCAACTACAACGAAAAAAAGACCAAGAAAGAGGACAATCCTGTTTATCCGGTCTCTCATTTGTCCTCACCTTCCAATCTATTATCTGTTATGCTTTTTCCTGTTTCATCCTGCGTCTTCATAACCTCTTCACCTTTGCTGTCTATGCTCTTTAAATTGCCGACCAGGCGAGGGTCGCGTCCCTTTTCAACCGGGCCCCCCTGCAAACGTTCCCGTGTTTCTCCGATCAATTCGGCCAGCAAAACAGCCACCAGCCCGGCCACAACAACAGAATCGAAAGCTCCAGCCCCACCGATATTGACATTACCAGGCGTCCCGGTCATGCCCAACCAGACCCAGTGAACAATGTCCAGTCCCAGGACCCCAAGAGTCGCGGCAACAAAAGCCGACCGGCGGGAACGTCCCACCAGGTATGCCGTTGCTCCTCCCACCAGAGGGTAAAGATAGAGAGGATCGATGAAGATATTCCTGCCGCCCGGATCTCCGCTTACCAAACCGCCTATGAAGAAAATAACAGCGGTTGTAGCTATGGTGGCTGCAAGCGCCCTCACCCATTCTTTAGTTGTCCCTGCCGACCTGAGAAGGTATACGGCAAGCCCTATAGGAACCAGCGCTCCGCCTGCATTGATGGAAACCGTGGTTTTACCTCGCATGATTGGAATATCAATGAAACTGCCTATAATCAACGCGGCAATAACCGCTAAAGCGGCCTTGTCCGACAAACGCATCCTGTCCAAAAGCCGCTGGGCCAACCCGAAATAAATCAGGATCGAGACCACCACAAGGATTATCAACCCTAAAGGCGCCCTATTCAAATAATCATCCTCCCTTAATTACCGTATTCCTCTACCGACTGTTAATATTCTGTTTAAATCGCGCGAATCCGGCACAAGACTTCTTTGTAGCGTAGATTTCCCTGATGTAAGGGTATTTATACATCCTTCCCTTACACATGAAATCTTCCCCGGCGAGGAAGGCTTCACAGGTGAATACACTTCAATAATTTTATGTAATATAATGCTAATGGAGTTTAAAACTTTATACGTCATTCACTATGTAAATAATAATGAAACGGAGTGATTAAACTGATAGAAAGGCCAGCTCTCGACTCACAATATACCTGGGATTTAACTGCCTTATACCCGTCTGACGAGGAATGGGAAAAGTCCCTCCAGGAAATAGAGGAAGTCACCGCCAGAATTATCGAAAGAAAAGACCGCATCACAGCCTCCGCCGGCGATCTTTTTGAAACCCTGACCTTTATGGACCAGTTGGGTATAAAGCTGGAATGGGCTTGGGGCTATGCAAAAATGTCGTTTGACGTTGATATGGGAAACCCCCGCGCCAAGCTCAATTATGAAAGAATCGACAACCTCTGTGCAAGAATAAGCGACAGCCTGGCTTTTTACGAACCGGAACTGTTAAAACTTGAACCACCTGCTTTTGCGGAATACAAAAACCAGGTCCCCGCCCTTGACAATTACTCCTTTATGTTTGAAAAACTTTTTAAACAAAAAGAACACATCCTGGACACGTCAAAAGAAGAAATTCTCGCCAGAATGAGTTCCCTGGGTTCTTCATTCCACAAAATCTACAACGACCTCACAGTAAACGACCTTGTATTTCCAGAAATTGAAGACGAACACGGCGAAAAAACAGTCGCCAACGAAGTGAATTACCGCAAAATGTTGACTTCATACAACCGGAGTATTCGTGAAAAATTTTTCAAAGGCCTGCTGGGAACTTACGGCTCGCATATCAACTCGCTAACTTCGGTCATTTACGGGAACATTAAATATCGCCGTTATATGGCCAAAACCAGGAAATATCAGTCGTCGCTGGAAATGGCCTTAAAAACCAACCACATCCCCATAGAGGTGTACGATATACTTATCCGTACTATCCGCAGCAACGTCCACCTGCTGCAGCGCTACCTTGAACTCAGGAAAAAACTGCTAGGCTACGACAGCCTTCATTTCTATGACCTGTTCGTACCCCTGGTTAAAGAATTCAAAGAAGAATTCACCTTTGAAGAGGCCAGGGATACGGTCCTCGCCGCTTTGAAGGTCCTGGGCGACGATTATCAAGAGGTACTGCGCGAAGCTTTCTCCCAGCGTTGGCTGGACGTATATCCCAATAAGGGCAAAGTTCCCGGAGCGTACGCCAACGGCATTTACGGGCTCCACCCATATTCCTTGTTAAACTTCACGGGTACCCTGGAAGACGTATTTACCATGGCCCATGAACTAGGGCACGTGATGCATAGTTACTACAGCAATAAACACCAGCCCTATGTAAATTCCGGCTATGCAATTTTTACCGCTGAAGTTGCTTCTACGGCTAACGAGTATTTTCTATACCGGTATTTGCTGGAAAGGGCGAGTGAAAATGACAAGAAAGCCTACCTGTTAAGCATACATCTGGACAGCCTCCGTTCAACCCTATACCGCCAGGCGTTTTTCGCTGATTTTGAACTGGAGATGCACCGCCTGGTCGAAGAAGAAATTCCCCTTACCCCAAAGATCCTTTGTGATAAATACAAAAATCTTTATGAATTTTATCATGGTCCCCAGTTTGTCGTTGACGAGGAGCTTGCTTTTGAATGGGCTCGCATCCCGCATTTTTACAATTCTTTCTACGTTTACCAGTATGCCACCGGTATCTCGGCAGCTATTTGCCTGGCAAAAAGAATAATAGCCAAAGAACCTGGCGCTCTTGACTCTTATCTCCGTTTTTTGGCCCGGGGCGGTTCCGACTACCCCATCAATTTATTAATGGAAGCCGGAGTAGACATGTCCTCGCCTGACCCCATTATCTCCGCTCTGCAAGATTTTTCCGAAACCATGGACCATCTGGAAACCACCCTGAAGTAATATTAAGTAATATTATATTGGATTGTACCAACATTCCGGCTAGCTGCCGCTGGAACCAAATCCCCCTCCCCTGTCTTCTCCAATCCCGGAAACCGACTGGGTCAGCTGCCATTCAACAGCCGGTACGCGCTGGAGCACCATCTGCGCAATCCTCTCCCCCTTTTTTACATGGTATGGTTCGCTTGTTGAAGTGTTCTGCATAATTATTCCAATTTCATCCCTGTATCCCGCATCTATAGTCCCCGGGCTGTTGGGTAAACGGAGCGGGGTTTTTAGCGAAAGGCCGCTCCGTGGCCTGATCTGGATCTCGTAACCGTTGGGAATGGCCACTTTGATGCCTGTTCTCAAAACGACGGTACTTCCCGGCTCAATAACCATGTCTTCCACGGCGTAAATATCCATCCCCGCATCTCCCGGCCTGGCATAACTTGGAACACGCGCTTCCGGGTCACATAACTCCAAAAGAATTTTGACTTTCTGTCTCTTCATCATCCCTGCTCCTTTGTCTTCAAAACTTTTTTGCTGCAGCAGCCAGTATATGTAGTAATTTACAGAATAAAAACCACAATGCAGCAAAGAATAAGGATATAATCAGATTATTATCAAACTGCAAGGGGTTTTAACTATGGACATTATTGAATTGATTGCTGCCTATTTCAGGCCAAAAAAGCAGCATCGCGAATGGCACCTGAAAAACAACGTGGTAATCAGCGTCCGTCCCAACAAGAATTTGCGGCCTTAATTCTTTCCGGTCCGGTTTTTACCGGATTTTTTATTCAATGACTTTTGTCAAATCCTCCGCCGCCTTGACCAGCTTTTCAACCAGTTTCGTCAGGTTTTCCAGGATGGGGTTAACCGCCGTCAGCCTGGCCG belongs to Peptococcaceae bacterium and includes:
- a CDS encoding NAD(P)H-dependent glycerol-3-phosphate dehydrogenase is translated as MADAAVIGAGSWGTALAMLLAKKGMKVNLWGREREKIESIKRSRENIFYLPGVVLPYGVSVTSDLESAVMGAKYLVLSVPSHSIREMCQRLRPYLKTGSVVINAAKGIETGTLKRLSEVISEELTGLGACVAVLSGPSHAEEVARDIPTAVVAGAERRGTAEEIQDLFMSPKFRVYTNPDLIGIELGAALKNVIALGTGIAEGLGYGDNSKAALITRGAAEIARLGVAAGANPLTFAGLTGIGDLIVTCTSMHSRNRRAGILIGRGMPVDRAVAEIGMVVEGIKATEAACALSEKYGVSMPICRETYHILFSGKNPREAVIDLMMRHKKHEVEEVALQETE
- the plsY gene encoding glycerol-3-phosphate 1-O-acyltransferase PlsY; this encodes MWALLFSIISGYLIGSISFGIIAGKVLRGIDIRNYGSGNTGGTNVLRVLGKKPAAVVLAGDVLKGAASVAAGFYIGDISCAVLGGAAAIAGHTYPLYFGFRGGKGAATGFGVILALVPDATVIALVIFVLTIMFTRYVSLGSILGAASVPVSVFLLDKPLSILVFSICAASFVIYRHRSNIVRLYKGQENKLRW
- the der gene encoding ribosome biogenesis GTPase Der, with product MSKPIVAIVGRPNVGKSTLFNRLVGGRTAIVEDTPGVTRDRIYRDAEWLGRAFTLVDTGGIDFSGRSDSIALQVKKQAELAIREADVILFIVDGRNGLSADDENLAGLLRKTKKPVILVVNKIENFKKVEEFYEFYRLGLGDPMPVSAAHGLNVGDLLDCVVGNFPSRDFEEPEPDVIKITVAGRPNVGKSSLVNVILGQERVIISDVPGTTRDAVDTPFAWGGQRYILIDTAGMRKKGQIDDNTERYSVIRALKAIDRCDVVVLVIDGTAGVTEQDKKIAGYVHESGKGVVLAVNKWDLVEKDEKTLHKYERELRAELAFMQYAPAIFVSALTRQRVIKIIDLVDFVAEQQAQRVSTSVLNEVVSDAVQLSPPPSDKGKKLKIFYCTQAGIKPPHFVLFVNEPELLHFSYQRYLENVLRKNFGFEGSPIRFTVKRREGDRG
- a CDS encoding DUF512 domain-containing protein — its product is MDGAVVAAVESGSIAEQLGLQAGDRIIRINGGPFNDLIEFQFEWAGENVLLEIEKKNGDIEYYEIEKDYDEQLGAIFQQAVFDGLKQCRNRCLFCFVDQMPAGMRPGLYVKDDDYRLSFLQGSYITMTNLDDNDLARIVREHLSPLYVSVHTTVPDLRNKMLGNPQAGMIIETLRSLSREGIEFHTQVVLCPGLNDGQSLEQTYRDLSSIEGVKSMALVPVGLTRYREGLPEIKGYDQESSGRLIDWAEAKQVECKKRLGTAFVWPSDEFFLTAGRALPDAGYYEDYPQLENGIGMVRLFWEEFGGLKLPGKLNPPARFTLVTGVSGEYALRPVVERLNRIEGLTVDLKTLPNRFFGPTVTVTGLLTGSCLLDGLAGIDPGSRVVIPDVMLRAHEGEFLDDLTVSELVEKLKVNVITVPAKAKGLVDMLFMKMGR
- a CDS encoding DUF3189 family protein — translated: MKIIFLDQLGCYVSVAAASYLAGKIYRNAKAAEVACLPFFAAHRDLKVGRFYYIGQDPKGNELYTLGAGGQARLIILSARDLIKILENKDIIVLVDVSQERSLFFKVVALLKLFWPLEKAAVYLAALALVRLMPGLAAKMDLKMNWEPLDAHSMIKDN
- a CDS encoding DUF3189 family protein; the encoded protein is MKIIYNCFGGSHSSVTAAAIHLRILPGDKTPRDSELLSLPYFDAQVAPDHGRLRFVGIDEFGNEIYVAGKRNLGTGYEMIMRSFLRIAGINDQEVIFIDTMPYVNAWMVIGGFLSRQCGLNKVGRKIVLYGTRRAYYRFIILVGRVKQRLLKEAGRLCENNIS
- a CDS encoding stage II sporulation protein P is translated as MRDRINRIVLFLGLFFVVVGAALYFYESNPQVYNTLARAGLDVGLLDSLGKWEGEMADGKYFVFEDENGREIDQTVHEVFIGDEVILENNNRYKVVSVDNKNNRASCELVGRESINWREEWDQPAVMEVALSTKKVGIYMTHSDESYVPSEGSESKPGRGGIMDVGSTLARKLKENGIDAQISYNRHEPHDANAYHRSRRTAVQLLKTNPLALIDVHRDGVPDPNHYKTVVKGEQAAKVRLVVGRQNPHMSANLEFAKQLKAYFDKKYPGLIKGIFIAKGNYNQDLGPRAILIEVGTHTNSKNDAENGAALFADGLPQVLGAVGPGVQGPAAGPVRTGAGRALLWLAVFVIIGGGAFLLISTGSIKGSLEKLSGLGREFSNYLGPQRIKRKNDKE
- a CDS encoding DUF1614 domain-containing protein; protein product: MNRAPLGLIILVVVSILIYFGLAQRLLDRMRLSDKAALAVIAALIIGSFIDIPIMRGKTTVSINAGGALVPIGLAVYLLRSAGTTKEWVRALAATIATTAVIFFIGGLVSGDPGGRNIFIDPLYLYPLVGGATAYLVGRSRRSAFVAATLGVLGLDIVHWVWLGMTGTPGNVNIGGAGAFDSVVVAGLVAVLLAELIGETRERLQGGPVEKGRDPRLVGNLKSIDSKGEEVMKTQDETGKSITDNRLEGEDK
- the pepF gene encoding oligoendopeptidase F, which codes for MIKLIERPALDSQYTWDLTALYPSDEEWEKSLQEIEEVTARIIERKDRITASAGDLFETLTFMDQLGIKLEWAWGYAKMSFDVDMGNPRAKLNYERIDNLCARISDSLAFYEPELLKLEPPAFAEYKNQVPALDNYSFMFEKLFKQKEHILDTSKEEILARMSSLGSSFHKIYNDLTVNDLVFPEIEDEHGEKTVANEVNYRKMLTSYNRSIREKFFKGLLGTYGSHINSLTSVIYGNIKYRRYMAKTRKYQSSLEMALKTNHIPIEVYDILIRTIRSNVHLLQRYLELRKKLLGYDSLHFYDLFVPLVKEFKEEFTFEEARDTVLAALKVLGDDYQEVLREAFSQRWLDVYPNKGKVPGAYANGIYGLHPYSLLNFTGTLEDVFTMAHELGHVMHSYYSNKHQPYVNSGYAIFTAEVASTANEYFLYRYLLERASENDKKAYLLSIHLDSLRSTLYRQAFFADFELEMHRLVEEEIPLTPKILCDKYKNLYEFYHGPQFVVDEELAFEWARIPHFYNSFYVYQYATGISAAICLAKRIIAKEPGALDSYLRFLARGGSDYPINLLMEAGVDMSSPDPIISALQDFSETMDHLETTLK
- the dut gene encoding dUTP diphosphatase, with translation MMKRQKVKILLELCDPEARVPSYARPGDAGMDIYAVEDMVIEPGSTVVLRTGIKVAIPNGYEIQIRPRSGLSLKTPLRLPNSPGTIDAGYRDEIGIIMQNTSTSEPYHVKKGERIAQMVLQRVPAVEWQLTQSVSGIGEDRGGGFGSSGS